From a region of the Helianthus annuus cultivar XRQ/B chromosome 5, HanXRQr2.0-SUNRISE, whole genome shotgun sequence genome:
- the LOC110940639 gene encoding cold-responsive protein kinase 1, with the protein MCRLLQEEPLSFDQQSSYTKPHNAHLYFLVGGFIVFVCLLILIVVFRKFVRPPQLGRCVKRKDSCKAAKDYFSGKLETISYFSFRTLKEASKNFHECNLLGKGGFGPVYRGKLQDGRLVAIKKLSFEKSHQGEAEFLAEVRMITSIQHKNLVRLLGCCCEGPQRVLVYEYMKNRSLDRIIYGKSNQYLNWKTRFQIILGIARGLQYLHEESHIRIVHRDIKASNILLDGNFQPKIGDFGLARFFPEDQAYLSTTFAGTLGYTAPEYVIRGELSEKADIYSFGVVVLEIISGRRNTDLTLSSETQYLPEYAWKLYERSKMINLIDPRMQKDGFSVREVMKTIHVALLCLQPLPDIRPAMSEIVAMLTWKAEMVKSPIKPAFLDRRRRENDENVSRETISNGFPSLETESPSLTQPPNSREFDVKGEIIV; encoded by the exons ATGTGTCGTCTACTTCAAG AAGAGCCTCTATCATTTGATCAACAAAGCTCATATACAAAGCCCCACAATGCGCACTTATACTTTTTGGTAGGAGGATTCATCGTGTTCGTATGTTTGCTAATTCTTATTGTGGTGTTCCGGAAATTTGTCAGACCACCACAGCTAGGAAGGTGCGTCAAGCGAAAAGACAGCTGCAAAG CTGCAAAAGATTATTTTAGTGGGAAACTTGAGACAATAAGCTATTTTAGCTTTCGGACGTTAAAGGAAGCGTCTAAGAATTTCCATGAGTGTAATCTGCTCGGAAAAGGTGGATTTGGACCTGTTTATCGA GGTAAGTTACAAGACGGGAGGCTGGTAGCGATAAAGAAACTATCGTTCGAGAAATCACATCAAGGAGAGGCAGAGTTTCTTGCGGAGGTGAGGATGATTACAAGCATACAACACAAGAACCTCGTTCGCCTTCTTGGCTGCTGTTGTGAAGGACCTCAAAGGGTACTCGTATATGAATACATGAAAAACAGGAGTTTAGACCGTATTATATATG GCAAAAGCAATCAGTATCTGAACTGGAAGACTCGGTTCCAAATTATCTTGGGTATCGCTCGGGGATTGCAGTACTTACATGAAGAATCACATATCAGAATTGTTCATAGAGATATTAAAGCCAGCAACATTTTACTTGACGGAAATTTTCAGCCAAAAATCGGAGATTTTGGTCTGGCCAGGTTCTTCCCTGAGGATCAAGCGTATCTCAGTACCACGTTCGCTGGAACATT AGGTTATACAGCCCCTGAATATGTCATCAGGGGCGAATTGTCTGAAAAGGCCGACATATACAGTTTCGGAGTTGTGGTTCTGGAGATCATTAGCGGCAGGAGAAACACCGATCTTACACTATCATCCGAAACGCAATATCTCCCCGAATAT GCATGGAAGCTATATGAGAGATCAAAAATGATTAATCTCATAGATCCAAGAATGCAAAAAGATGGTTTTTCAGTGAGGGAGGTTATGAAGACAATTCATGTGGCTTTATTATGCCTTCAACCTCTTCCAGACATAAGGCCAGCCATGTCAGAAATCGTGGCGATGCTGACTTGGAAGGCTGAAATGGTAAAATCGCCAATAAAACCGGCCTTCTTGGATCGTAGAAGACGGGAAAATGATGAAAATGTGTCAAGGGAAACCATTTCCAATGGTTTTCCTTCTCTCGAAACCGAATCGCCTTCATTAACCCAACCGCCAAATTCCCGAGAATTCGATGTCAAAGGAGAAATTATTGTTTAA